TGGATTatgagagggaggacagagaggaggaccaCAGCGGGAGAccgaggacagaggacagagggcgGGAGGGGGAGTCTGGGAATCAGCCGCCGCGGCCATTTGCACCACTGCAGCTTCCCGGcctgagccgccgccgctgcccgccTGACTGTTCAGCTTCAGCCGTCCGCCCGTCTCTGTGCATCTCTGCCTGTGATATCgccttcctctgtgtgtgtgtgtgtgtgtctgtgtatctctgtgactgtgtgtgtgtgtgtgtcctcttctCTTGCAAATATGATGAGGCAGACTCCTGCACCCCGGAAGGTACAGAACTCCACTCGATCCCCTTCATCTGTTGGGATGTTGCTGTTATCACCATCATCATTCTTTTGTTGTGTTGGCAGTTCCGCTGTAAAGGTCATGCTCAGAAGTTTTCTCTCGCTGGTTAGCAGGGAATcaccttttcttcctctccggAGATATTTGATATTCCCAGCATGAAAGCAGAAGTGcgccagcagctcagctgtgctATTTATTTCATGCTTTGGTCCTTTTCGCCTcactgttggtgtttttttttgcagaatcaTGTTACGCGTTCAGCCGTTCCATGTTTTTTCCCACCGTGACAGCCTGTATCTTCAGTTTGACCTCTCGGTGCCGGCACTCCTGGTTGTAGATGGCTTTAGCACAGCTCGTTCCTGTAGGTAGAGTGCAGCACGgcgggttgggggggggggggggggggggggcgctgtcAGCTCTTATGTGGTACAGCTGTTAGCTCGGGCTAATTTCTGCTTTAATCCAATAAGGAGCGATAACTGGCTCAGCGACGGCCGAGCCGAAGCAGAGCGTGGAGCTGAGAGTGAAAGGTGGAAGACAGAAGTGGCAGAAAGAGGATCTGCTCAGATCCTCcgtgtctctgctctctggtttTATTGGACATGTGATAGAtgtgctctctgctgctttagAGTGTTTATAATGATCTTTCTAAGAATTTTACTGAAGCGTCTAACAAAATGTGATGCGAGTTGTTTCTGCAATTGTTCCATCACTTCatctttttccatttaaatttgCATAAATACAGCTGATTGttataaaagaggaaaaacataaGACCTTCGGAATTGTTTAACTTATTCATTTTCACATAGCATATTTTTTATCATAACTTACAAGCATGATAAAGatgtaataaatgtaaaatgtatgAAACTTTCATTGTGGTGGAAAAAATAGTTTCATCTATAAGTTTGCATTAAGAAGCAAAATTAAAAGACATGTGAATATCTGCTATTTCCCTACATCGTCCCAGATTGACAAAATTTGTATTAATCACATGCAAAACACAGTCATTTTTCAATACTTGTCATATTCATGTGATTTGtagcatttttttattcataaaattCTATACTTACATGTTATTCTTTTCTAGATATAAGTGAGGAACATACTTTCCTTGTATGAATATACAATGAGTCGTatttatatttacttttttctatttttctagCAATTAGCCCTCGTTTAGTCAAAATTAGCAAAGCTGAGGAAACTGCAGCTGCAACATTAGCTCCAGGTTTATTACTGTCATCATGGCAACTTTcacataaataataaagttTCAGAAGAGTAAGATCAACTCAAACTGTTTTGAATCAACCACATCATAATTTGTTTACCATCATTATGACAGGATCCATTTCACCAGTAACTAATTGGGGAAAAATGTAACGAAGGTGGAAGTCTTTAAAGCGTGTTTAAACGAGACAAGTTATGAGACCTTTAATGTATTTTTAccctacataaaaaaaaaaacaactttcagtTGTTATTAGTGATAAAGCCTCCCCTTcagtttaaatgatttattcctgttatttttctgttaaaattCCGGACATGAAATCTGCGTAATGGAATTTCGGTGGTCTGTAAATCCTCTTATCACACCTCTTCTGTAGCTGCACGCGATCACTCAGGATAACGGCGCATCATTATCCGTCCCGTATGAATGCAGCACAATAGAATGAGGCTGCGATGAATCGGATGGAGGCACAGAACCGTCATTGAGGCCACGGCGGCGGTGCCAGCCACACTGTGGTCATATGGTTGTTGGAGATGAGGCTCTGGAGAGCAGCGAGGACAAAAACAGCTTGTTAGAGGAGCAGCGAGTGCAGATCTGTGGAGGAAGAGTTTCAGTGTTATCATCATCCAAAGTCGGCTTCATTCTCCCATTTTGTCCTTTTTGTCTGTGATTTCCTGTTCAGTACGACCTCCCTGCCTTCAAATACTAACCCGGACTGTTTGTCtgcttccctcctctcctcctcctcttcctcctctccgtctgcTCCTCAGACCACGGCCAGAAGGCCCAAGGTGAGCCCAGTCTGAAGCTTCATCAGGGCTTCTGGTTTTTCATCCACCAGTTTGGTATCCACAATATTTAGTCCTAGAAGGTGCTCATCTAAATCAGGATCAGTTTTTTTAAGCGTTTGTCGTGTGCCTTCCTTCAGGCGGAgcctccatcacttcctgtaccCCGATCTATGTGTTTAAGGTTCAACAAAATTTCTCAATCTGAAGGCTGAGAagttaaaaacaatttttataAAAGGGAAATAATTTAAAAGTCTAAAAATTGGCTGTATCCTGGCTTTTAACCAGTCCCCTTCCTTCATACTGACAGAGAAAAGTCGTCTGTAATGTGATCAGATAAATTCCATTCACAGTAGTGTTATTTCTTTTCAAGCACCTTTAACTGCTGTAGTAATTCAGTCTATACAGAAATCTGTAGTTCTCAAGAACCACAAATGAGAAACATGGATTAATGTCTTCAGTGTGATCAAATCCATGAACAGACTTTAAAGCAGCTAGGTCCTGAAAACACAGTAGTTCTACCTACTTGCAGATCCTCCATTTTGGCCACTACTCTCCTCATTCAGCAGTGAGATTCCGGCACGGTCCGGACTTCgtgcttttttaattttttattaaacaaagtaattaaatcatgttttttttgtttgtttttttctcctgggTTTCCTCAGCAGCCCAGCAGACCTGCGGGCGCCGGAGGGAAGGGGGCTGCGTCCGGCTcggcctccgcctccgccgGAGAGATGAGCAGCAGCGAGCCCAGCACGCCGGCTCAGACGCCGCTAGCCGCCCCGGTCATCCCCACACTCCACTCCCCCGGAAACCCCCCGGCCCCTGTCCCCAGCAAGGTCAGTCTCACCAACATTCAGGGAATCAATACTCCACCACGCACCGGAGTAATGAACTCTGCAAGCGTTTAAACCCCAGAGCTGGAAGTCTGAAAGACGACTTGACAGGCCAGCAGCACCAAACAGGAGTCAGTGTAGAATTCacaagagcagaaacacaggagTGTAATCAGATGTGATGTGTTTTGGCTCCCGATCCTCTAAATATACACGTATTTGACGCGGCTGTCAGTTCCCATCAGTGTCATCGAGCCACGTCGTCTAATCAGAAACAACCCAGAGGTTTTTAGCAGCATCCAGAGAGAACTTGAAGTCCTCCTGCAGAGATTCAAGTAGAGATAAAACAGTGAATGTTTGGTCGattcattgattcattcatgCTGTAAAGGAGAAGAAAGTGACTAAAGGAAAGTGAGAAAAGATGACATTGTTGTTATTTGTAAAGCTCcaattgaatttatttattgtaagAATGATATTAATATTCAGATTTCTCCTAATGCACAaataaaatacttattttcaaGGTGATTACGGAGTAATTTTCTTGAAAAAGCCGATTAATTTGCAacagaataatttatttttttctgttcagaaatcATCAAACCTaattttttatcattattacaATGTTTGATTGTATTTAATACTTTAGTTGATCATATAATGTACAGTATCATCTTCATAAAGTGATTATCTACTGACTGAATGTAAAAATATATAGAAGTGTTTTGTTTGGATGAAACATCCTATGTTGATGCtttaaatacttttaaaaaatgacagtttcTGTGCATTTATGCACATTTGCATGCAATAAATGACGTGATTAGCTCTTGAATGCAGTTATGTTGATATTAGTAAAAAGCCAGTCGGTGTCCATCACTATTTGTGAACTCTCGGTCTTCAGTCATGAGTGAAGGCTGAACCTTTCAGCTGTGTGGTATTTgagctttaatttgtttttaagaaTCAGGGATCATCACTGTCCACGGGCCTCATGGCTATTTTACCCCCTCAGGTGGATGTCGCTATGGAAACACAGGTGCAGCCACGTGACGTGACTTTGTCTGCGCTCAATATCGAcgtgttgtttttgtctcactAACTTCCTAACAAGCTGTCGGAGGTGTGACTCCTTTAATTGGAGCGTGAGGCGCGCTCCGTCTTTACACATTTGGTGTAAATTTATGCATGCAGGCTCACTCGCTTCAGGGCAGAACTGCTGGAAGACTTGATTTTACAGCAGAGATTAGGAATAATAAATGTCCATGTCGGAAACTGAAGCCCATAATCTCTGGTTTCAGTCAAGCGAACATGGTTATGTTAACTTTTAGAATCCAGTTTTTGCCAGACTAACATAATATCCCCACAGATGTGTGCAATATGGGTCTGTTCCTATGTGGGTAGAGCATTAAATTCTCCTCATGTCTTTGTATCCGTGTCGTCTAGGTATCCCATTAGTTTCCCATTACGGTGGAAAACGAGCATGTGAAAGGATGCAGAGGCCTTTTGTTGTGAGAAGCGGCACTAGTCTGAAATCCTGTGCATAAACAAGCGAGCTGCCAGTAATTCGAGGCAGCAGTTTATAGAAAGCATGACAAAGCCTGCGTGTCTTCGCTTCTTCACGGGTGAATCACCAGCATGGCGGCTTGAATTTAATCTTTTCCCTGCACATAAAAAGGTGAAAGTGCtttcagcagagagagaaaagctttAAATCTGATCACACTGCAAAAGTGAAACCATGAAAgactttcacttttttaaaccTCTGGCTGTTTCAGCGCTTCTCTGAAGTCAGTGACTGtcgccctgcaggaggaggaggcgctgcgAGCTCAGGTGAAGgacctggaggagaagctggagactCTGAAGATGAAACGGACGGAGGACAAAGCCAaactgaaggagctggagaagcacaagatccagctggagcagctgcaggagtggAAGACCAagatgcaggagcagcaggccgAGCTGCAGAAGCAACTGAAAGAGGCCAAGAGGGTGAGGAGCACTGCAGAGCCACTTCACTCCTCACTGAAAATAGAAACTCATCATCTATTTCTTACTTTTCTTACTATTACTTTCTTACTATTTCTAGCATGTCAATCAAATAAGttgcatttttacagttttttatgAAGCAGAGTTTTAACACTGGCAGAGAGTTGATATACAtgtttataaaaacacaaatattacTGCCTTTAAATACTTTTGAATAAGTGGAATCAGTGTTAACCAGAGGACTGGTGTCGGTGTGCAGGAAGCCAAAGAGGCTTTGGAGGCGAAGGAGCGCTACATGGAGGAGATGTCCGACACGGCGGACGCCATTGAGATGGCGACGCTGGATAAGGAGATGGCCGAGGAGCGAGCCGAgtccctgcagctggaggtggaTTCCCTCAAGGAGAAAGTGGACGAGCTCACCATGGACCTGGAGATCCTCAAGCACGAGATCGAGGAGAAAGGTGGGGAGTGTACCTTAACCGTGTTGAAGTTTCGGCGCCGGTTTGCACTCTAAAAATACGTTTGAATAGTATCTAATCCTCAAAATTATATTTCAACTTtgattttgtatttcatttatgGAAAACGATTCGTTTTCTACAATCAGTCACGTCTAAACCCAGTTATTTGGATTTTCTTCACGTTAATCATGCTGTAAACGACGCTCGGTTTGACTGGAGCTTGGCCAGAAGAACAGGGTCGTTGAATTTTGAATAATTCTGTGGAATCGGTGTTCCTTGAGACAAAACTTAAGGTTTTCTGGGCTTCTCCCAGGTTCGGACGGCGCCGCTTCCAGTTACCatgtgaagcagctggaggagcagaacagCAGGCTGAAGGAGGCTCTGGTCAGGTACGTCTGAAACAGAGATCACCCTTCCACCGTATGAACTGAAGGCCGGTCACAGAGGAACAGATGGTCTCACTCACTCCTATTTACTCCTGCAGACTTGTTCTTTAATCATTTTGTGAAAGACATGATCTTAATTTAACAATAATCTCAGGTTCAGCTGAAAGAAGCACTTGGGCTCATCACCCTGACGGTTTATCTCTGCTCTGCGTCAGGATGCGAGACCTGTCGGCCTCGGAGAAGCAGGAACACGTGAAGTTGCAGAAgcagatggagaagaagaaCGTGGAGTTGGACTCCCTGAGGAGCcagaaggagaagcagcaggaggagatgacGGTGGCGGAGAAGACCATCGACGAGCTGAAGGAGCAGGTCAGACTCCGGCCGTTAGGATCGCGCCTCCTCCGTCCGCGGCCGCCTCACCGTGTGCGATGTGCTGCGTGCTCCAGGTGGACGCGGCGCTGGGGGCGGAGGAGATGGTGGAGACTCTGACAGAGAggaacctggacctggaggagaaggTCCGGGAGCTGAGGGAGACGGTCACCGACCTGGTGAGTCCAGACCTGCCGTCCTCAGagtatttatagaaaatgaaagTGCCACAGATTGCTGACTCACCTCATTATCTGTATGGCTGCTGGGGTCATTATAATGCATGTAGCGCCCCCTAGTGTTCTCCGTGTTCCtcctgggattttttttttttttttttaagcatcaaGTTTCCttcaaacactgctgatgaGTGATGAACACAAATATATGAATGAAGTGTTGCTGGCTGCAAGTATTCAGAATTAATCTGCCAAGTCAGAAAATCTGCTAAAATGTGGCAGCAGTAATTTTCTCAACAGTTTCATTCacataaatgagaaaaaaagactgAGTATCAGCTGTGAAAGAGACATATACTGTTTTGAAATGCTATTATTTATGGAAGTACAATGTTAGTAACTAGTTACTGCGATCATTTCCAGCGTGTGACCGTCTGATTGATCGTTGTTTCCGTCCTGCAGGAAGCCATCAATGAGATGAACGACGAGCTGCAGGAGAACGCCAGAGAGAcggagctggagctgagagAGATGCTGGATCTGGGCGCAGCCAGAGTCCGAGAGTCCGAGAAACGGGTGGAGGCCGCTCAGGAAACTGTGGCCGACTACCAGCAGACCATCAAGAAGTACCGCGAGCTCACGGCTCACCTGCAGGTACAGACACCCGGGGAAGGCGCCGTCACAGGCTCCTGTCTCCTGACGGGGTCTGATGGCTGTTTTGCGCTCGCTGCAGGAGGTGAACAGAGATCTGACCAGCCAGCAGGAAGCCtcggcagagctgcagcagcaggcgccGGCCGAGATGTTTGACTTCAAGATCAAGTTTGCGGAGACGAAGGCCTACGCCAAGGTGAGAAGCACGCCGGCTTCTCGGCCTCAATAACAACATCGCAGCTCATCTCTGTCAACAcaagaaacatttttctttaagCTTTGTTTCTGAAAGTCAGTGGTTTTGTGTTCAGGCTATTGAGATGGAGCTGAGGAAGATGGAGGTGGGTCAGGCCAACAGACACGTTTCTCTTCTGACCGCCTTCATGCCCGAGTCCTTCCTCCGCCACGGCGGCGACCACGACTGcatcctggtgctgctgctcatccccAGACTCATCTGCAAGGTAACCGCCACacatccccccctcccccgcagcGGGTCGACGTCCCAGGATTCACCCCTCCGTCTGCGTTTACCCGAAGGCCGAGCTGATCAGCAAACAGGCGCAGGAGAAATTCGACCTGAACGAAACGTGCGTGGAGCGAGCCGGGCTGAAGGGAGCCGTCGGGGAGCAGCTGAGCTTCGCCGGCGGCCTCGTCTACTCGCTGAGTCTGCTGCAGGCCACGCTTCACAAATACGAGCAGTACGTTCCCACCTTCAGCGTGAACATCGGGAGAGACTGACGGCTGTACTGTACGAAGACATACACAACCTGATTATCACTAGTTAGTCctaatgcgtgtgtgtgtgtgtgtgtgtgtcagggctcTGGCTCAGTGCGGCGTGGAGGTCTATAAGAAGATCGGCTCTCTGTACCCGGAGATGAGCGTCCACGAGCGTTCTCTCGACTTCCTCATCGACCTGCTGCACAAAGACCAGCTGGACGAGACGGTCAACGTGGAGCCGCTCACCAAGGCCATCAAATATTATCAggtgacagacacacacagcgtcAGTGAACCGGAGAAGACGTCCTCCGGTCGCTGTGTGTCTGACGATGTCTGTCCTCGTTCAGCACCTGTACAGCATCCACCTGGCGGATCAGGACGAGGACTGCACCATGCAGCTGGCCGACCACATCAGAGTGAGGAGAATCGCTTCAATTCAATGGAAAGGAAATGTGAAACGAGATAAAGAAGACGTAATAGTTGACGTCTCCGTGCTTCCTCTTCACCAGTTTACCCAGAGTGCCTTGGACTGCATGGCGGTGGAGGTGGGGCGTCTGCGGGCGTTCCTGCACGCCGGCCAGGAGAAGGCCGACCTGGCCGTCCTGCTGAAGGACCTGGAGACGTCCTGCAGCGACATCAGGCAGTTCTGCAAGAAGATCCGCCGCAGGATGCCGGGGACCGACGCGCCGGGCATCCCGGCGGCGCTCAGCTTCGGACAACAGGTGACCGCAAACGTCCCCCGCCGCGTCTGATCGGAGTGATtcaagcagaggaggaggctcaccctctcatcctctcaccctctgGTGTTTGCGGCAGGTGTCGGACACGCTGTCAGACTGCAGGAAGCACCTCACCTGGGTGGTGGCGGTGCTGCAGGAGGTGGCGGCGGCCGGCGCTCAGATGATGTCGCCCCTCGGAGAACAGGAGGGGCTGTCGGCGGTCAAACTGGAGGACGTGGCCTTCAAGGCCGGGGAGCAGGTAAAAACCAGGAATTCTCTCTGTTAACCCTCCGCCAAGCAAGAGACCTGAAGAACTTTCACATTTCAACATGTTGTTGCAAATTTCAGGATGTTTTATGCTGTAAATGATCAATTCAGAattgtttttgtcatatttgttgtttctgctgtttggactttCAAGTTTGATGCTCTGTCAGCTGAATCCTGAACTGACGCACATCTCACTGTCATTTCCAGATCTATGGATCGCAGGGCGCCAATCCGTACGAGTGTCTGCGGCAGTCCTGCAGCATCGTCATAGCAACCATGAACAAGATGGCGACCGCCATGCAGGAAGGAGAGTACGACTCAGAGAAGCCTCAAAGCAAGGTAAACGTGTCtgagtgtgagtgacagagcagCCGCTGCAGTTTTCATTTTACTCAGACTCTAATTGTCATGGGCGCTCCTCCCAGAATCCCCCGCCTGTGGACGTGCGGGCGGCGGCTCTCAGAGCGGAGATCACAGACGCAGAAGGTCTGGGCCTgaagctggaggacagagagacggtCATCAAGGAGCTGAAGAAGTCGCTGAAGATCAAGGTAGGAAATGAGATGAACTGTGGATAAACCTGACGCCTCAATTTATGATTCATGGAAAAGAGGATTTCATCAGTTCTCTCCAATCTGTGTGTCTTCAGGGAGAAGAGCTGAGCGAGGCCAACGTCCGCCtgagcctgctggagaagaagctgGACAGTTCGTCCCGGGACGCCGACGAGCGGGTGGAGAAGATCCAGACCCGGCTGGACGAGGCTCAGActcagctgaagaagaaggagaagtgAGGCCCGCTGCACACTTTACTTGCCTCCCATCGGACCTGCACGGTTTGACGCCTCGCCGCTCTCCGCAGGGAGTTCGAGGAGACCATGGACGCCCTGCAGGCCGACATCgaccagctggaggcggagaaGGCGGAGCTGAAGCAGAGGATCAACAGCCAGTCCAAGATGACCATGGACGGCCTGAGAGGCTCCGGCACGTCGGGAATCGCCTCCATCGTCACCGGAGCGGCCGGAGGTGAGCCGATCCTGCAGGCCGCACGACAGCTTTAACACAGCTTTAACAAAGCTGCTGGAATTTAACCCGAAAACTTGACGCTTCACCAAACTAAAAATCAACACCgagcagcttttaaaaaaaactgtctttgcTGACGTCTTTCCCTCTTTCAACCCTTCCTAATCTACCAACTCATCCTGCAGAGGAGCAAAAAGGTATTTCCTGTTTGAACTGACGTCTcctgcgatttttttttttaaactgcatgCTTTGACAGCATCTCAGTACGTAACATGTTTCATCCAGATGTCTGCAGGTCGTTAAATATTAACAATTTCTTTTCCTCTGCACCTAGCACGGCTGCTTCGAACTCAGTTTAAGTGTTACAATAGCAATAACTGGAAATAAGAGACTTATTTGAGGTTAATTGTTATGAAATCAGTCATATTGTCTCAAATCATTTTTATATTCTGCTGGAAAGTGCAGAAAGCAAAATGTCTTTATCCTCAACTCTGGTTTTTGATTATTAATTCATACATATTGCCATTTATTCTTCTCTTCAAACTCTAAAGAACCTGCAGAAATCCAACTATAAGGCTGCATTTATCgaatctgcatgttttccatcatGCACCTTCTCGTCATGCATCACTTTTCTTTAACCCACCgcttcatttttcagtttcttcacagCACGACGGTGATAAAATACTCCAGTTTTAATTTACACCATGCTCAGATTGATGTtatgatttgatttaattttatcTGGTTTCTACAAGTttgatgaatgagtgaacgAAAAGTGCACCTTAAAGTTAAATGTAATCTTTATTAAaatcaaactgtgaaaatgatATATATTGAAACTATGAAGCATGAcaacaaaaatcacaaatacCGTGTCTGAAAATATTAGAATTCTATTGATGTGTTGAAAACCTCAGTTTTTAGAGAGGCAAGCAGGAGATGTTTGAAATGCATGtattcacttctttttttctcttttttgggaCTGAAGTTGAAAGTGCAGCTTCGACTCTGGTCTGGCTGTGTTTCTAACGTGTTTCTGCTCCGGCCTGCAGCCACCATGATGCCCGGCGTGGGCTCGGGTTCGGGCGTCCAGGTGATCGACTCTCCGCTGCTGACTCAGCAGATCGAAGCTCAGAGACTGTGCATCAAACAGCTGAAGAACGACAACAACAGACTGAAGGTACGAAAACGAACAACTCCGGACGTCTGTTTCCAGCTGGAGAGGAACAGTTCTGAGCAGCGTGAGCCGTGATTTATCGCTCCTCGCAGGCGGAGAAGATGCGCGCCCAGCTGGCATCGCTGCCGCCGCTCCACGTCACCAAGCTGCCGTCCAGAGACGGCGGACGGCCCGAGGTGCTCTCCAGCGCTCTGTACCGCAAGACCGACCAgctgctggagacgctgctgcagaTGAGCGCCAACGTCAAGGTGGTGGACATCACCGGGAAATCCCCAGGTCCGTAACCTCAGAGAGAAGCGATGACTGAGGTTAAAGCTGAGCTGATTGGTTGGTGTTTGTCCTGCAGTGACACCTAGTGCTCAGCTGCTGGAACAGACGGCGCGGCTCCAGTCCCTGAGCGACACTCTGGACCGGCTGAAGGTACGACCGCGCCGCTGAAAGCGTGGAGAACGGCTGATTCAGCCCCCTGAGGCTCACCCGTcacgtctctctccctccgctcAGGGCGAGGTCGCCGAGCACGTGGTGAACCAGCAGCCGGGAGCTCGAGTCGCCTCGGACTTCGCCACCTTCCCCTCCACCTCGTTCGTGAAGGTAAGCGGCGTCGCCGCCCTCGGGCGTGGGAGCTGCCGTGAGACGAGGTCAGACGTGACTGAGAACGgagtctctgtgtgttcaggccaaggaggagaagcagggCGACACGGTGCTGGTGGGCCGCCTCATGGTGCCGTGTCCCCGCGGCCAGGAGCAGGTCCACCGCCTCGTCCTGTCGCAGTGTCAGCTGCAGAGAGTTCACAGTCTGCTGCGGACCTGAGTCGGCACCCGCCTGCAcccctgatcctgatcctgccTGCCGCACCAACGTAAAACACACCACCGCCGCCTGCTGCCGTCGGCTCGTCTCCAGCAGGACTTCACGTCCCGTCACACCTCCACATCTCTGGATTTTACACTGACAGTCAGTTTTAGACGGGCGATCGTTTCCATTCagtttttaaaggtgcagtatgAACCAGTGCGACGCTTCTTTCATTCTTCAGCTGGGACATTCTGGACAATCTGATTCTCTGTGATCATGAGATCAGATTGTCCTGTTTACATAAACACTGAAGGGTTATTCGTCATCTGATTCATTCAGTGGATCAATCCCGGAGTAGTTTAGAAAGTGGCACAAAATCACAACAGTGTTGGATCAGATTATTTCTGGTCATGTAACCGCAGCTGCTGTAGTAGTTTGTCTTCAGtcgggattttttttaatgtaggtttttttttttttatatatatat
Above is a window of Salarias fasciatus chromosome 19, fSalaFa1.1, whole genome shotgun sequence DNA encoding:
- the dctn1b gene encoding dynactin subunit 1 isoform X12, producing MMRQTPAPRKTTARRPKQPSRPAGAGGKGAASGSASASAGEMSSSEPSTPAQTPLAAPVIPTLHSPGNPPAPVPSKEEEALRAQVKDLEEKLETLKMKRTEDKAKLKELEKHKIQLEQLQEWKTKMQEQQAELQKQLKEAKREAKEALEAKERYMEEMSDTADAIEMATLDKEMAEERAESLQLEVDSLKEKVDELTMDLEILKHEIEEKGSDGAASSYHVKQLEEQNSRLKEALVRMRDLSASEKQEHVKLQKQMEKKNVELDSLRSQKEKQQEEMTVAEKTIDELKEQVDAALGAEEMVETLTERNLDLEEKVRELRETVTDLEAINEMNDELQENARETELELREMLDLGAARVRESEKRVEAAQETVADYQQTIKKYRELTAHLQEVNRDLTSQQEASAELQQQAPAEMFDFKIKFAETKAYAKAIEMELRKMEVGQANRHVSLLTAFMPESFLRHGGDHDCILVLLLIPRLICKAELISKQAQEKFDLNETCVERAGLKGAVGEQLSFAGGLVYSLSLLQATLHKYEQALAQCGVEVYKKIGSLYPEMSVHERSLDFLIDLLHKDQLDETVNVEPLTKAIKYYQHLYSIHLADQDEDCTMQLADHIRFTQSALDCMAVEVGRLRAFLHAGQEKADLAVLLKDLETSCSDIRQFCKKIRRRMPGTDAPGIPAALSFGQQVSDTLSDCRKHLTWVVAVLQEVAAAGAQMMSPLGEQEGLSAVKLEDVAFKAGEQIYGSQGANPYECLRQSCSIVIATMNKMATAMQEGEYDSEKPQSKNPPPVDVRAAALRAEITDAEGLGLKLEDRETVIKELKKSLKIKGEELSEANVRLSLLEKKLDSSSRDADERVEKIQTRLDEAQTQLKKKEKEFEETMDALQADIDQLEAEKAELKQRINSQSKMTMDGLRGSGTSGIASIVTGAAGEEQKATMMPGVGSGSGVQVIDSPLLTQQIEAQRLCIKQLKNDNNRLKAEKMRAQLASLPPLHVTKLPSRDGGRPEVLSSALYRKTDQLLETLLQMSANVKVVDITGKSPVTPSAQLLEQTARLQSLSDTLDRLKGEVAEHVVNQQPGARVASDFATFPSTSFVKAKEEKQGDTVLVGRLMVPCPRGQEQVHRLVLSQCQLQRVHSLLRT
- the dctn1b gene encoding dynactin subunit 1 isoform X13; translation: MMRQTPAPRKTTARRPKPSRPAGAGGKGAASGSASASAGEMSSSEPSTPAQTPLAAPVIPTLHSPGNPPAPVPSKEEEALRAQVKDLEEKLETLKMKRTEDKAKLKELEKHKIQLEQLQEWKTKMQEQQAELQKQLKEAKREAKEALEAKERYMEEMSDTADAIEMATLDKEMAEERAESLQLEVDSLKEKVDELTMDLEILKHEIEEKGSDGAASSYHVKQLEEQNSRLKEALVRMRDLSASEKQEHVKLQKQMEKKNVELDSLRSQKEKQQEEMTVAEKTIDELKEQVDAALGAEEMVETLTERNLDLEEKVRELRETVTDLEAINEMNDELQENARETELELREMLDLGAARVRESEKRVEAAQETVADYQQTIKKYRELTAHLQEVNRDLTSQQEASAELQQQAPAEMFDFKIKFAETKAYAKAIEMELRKMEVGQANRHVSLLTAFMPESFLRHGGDHDCILVLLLIPRLICKAELISKQAQEKFDLNETCVERAGLKGAVGEQLSFAGGLVYSLSLLQATLHKYEQALAQCGVEVYKKIGSLYPEMSVHERSLDFLIDLLHKDQLDETVNVEPLTKAIKYYQHLYSIHLADQDEDCTMQLADHIRFTQSALDCMAVEVGRLRAFLHAGQEKADLAVLLKDLETSCSDIRQFCKKIRRRMPGTDAPGIPAALSFGQQVSDTLSDCRKHLTWVVAVLQEVAAAGAQMMSPLGEQEGLSAVKLEDVAFKAGEQIYGSQGANPYECLRQSCSIVIATMNKMATAMQEGEYDSEKPQSKNPPPVDVRAAALRAEITDAEGLGLKLEDRETVIKELKKSLKIKGEELSEANVRLSLLEKKLDSSSRDADERVEKIQTRLDEAQTQLKKKEKEFEETMDALQADIDQLEAEKAELKQRINSQSKMTMDGLRGSGTSGIASIVTGAAGEEQKATMMPGVGSGSGVQVIDSPLLTQQIEAQRLCIKQLKNDNNRLKAEKMRAQLASLPPLHVTKLPSRDGGRPEVLSSALYRKTDQLLETLLQMSANVKVVDITGKSPVTPSAQLLEQTARLQSLSDTLDRLKGEVAEHVVNQQPGARVASDFATFPSTSFVKAKEEKQGDTVLVGRLMVPCPRGQEQVHRLVLSQCQLQRVHSLLRT